The genomic DNA GTGTGTCCCTTCCAGAGGGAGGGAGCTACAATGTAAAGCTTCAGGGGAATAAAGGCCACTGCTGTGAGCAGCGCTAAAAAACCCGGGATATTTTGGAAGTGGCCAATTTCATACTTCCTTGGCTAAAGCCCCAAGGAAACTGAGCATGGACAGTTCTCCAGGAGATTCAACAGCACATTCTTAGACTGAGAGTGGGGAACTCTTTTGCTTGATTTCCTAACTTGAGCTGGCTTTCATGGTatgtttttttctccacagctgactttggcctcttTGCTCAGCACACCCCTGAGCAGAGTAGACGGAGCTCAGTGGCCGGCACTTCTGGGTGGATGGCGCCTGAAGTGGTGACAGGTCAAGCATAtggccccaaggtggacataTGGTCTTTTGGAATCGTGGGCATCGAAATGGTGGAACAAGAAGTTCCTTACTGGAGTGAAACTCCTGTTTTGGTAAGGTCCAAATACTCACTGATCCCGCTGTCTTTCTCACCTGTCCCATGTTCTGTGTGCCACTGGACAAAATCCCATTGCCATCTGCTGGCACCACTTCCACCAAGGTCCCCTTCTAAAAAATGTCCCTGCAGCACATCAGCATCTGCTGTTGATTTGGTTGCATCAGAAGGGAAGGGGCAGTTCACAAACCTAACCAGTTCAGAAACCTGCCATTTTGGCCTCCAGTCGTGCCTGGCATTTCTCATTTGCTTTTTGAACCCTGCTGGAGCTCTGTCTCTGAAGGACAAGAATTTTTCAGTGGAGAGGTTAGACATTTGTTAAATAGCCTGAGAAATGGAGGTTAGACCTTCCCATTTTCAATTTtatagaaaaaggaaaaggaaaagcaaaaggaaaagagaacaaCCACCTTAGCAACGCCCAAGTAGTTTTGTGTAGGAGCGACGGTGGGTAGGATGGTCAGGGTGGATGGAGACGAGAGATCTTTGAAGCCAGGTCTTGGAACTTTTGGTTTACTGCAAAGGGCGTGGGTGCAGGGGCCCTGTTTGGAGCTGCCAGCCTCAGCTCGGAGCAGGCCCGAATAGGGAGTCTGAAAGAGAGACCCGAAAAAGCGAGGAAGTCCCCCTTACAATACAATAAATCTTCTTCTGTGCTGAATGTTCTAATTTTCACTAACCAATCTAGTACAAGATACAAATCCTATAGCATTCACCTACCGCCTATAAGAATCACTACATTACCATACTGTGTTACATTTTAAACCCTAAAAACTACTCTTTGGACCCCTTCTGCCAAGCTAGTAGGGTCTGCTCTGACCCTTGGACCTGTCTGCAAGCAGAGGGTATTGTTTAATCAAAACCTTCAGCCAGCCATACCATTGTTTTCCAGTTGTTCAGTAACTAAGGCTAGTAACTATCTCAAAGCTTGCTTTCATGTCAATCTCGCTTATAGTTTCCATATTCtaaaaatcttttgccaggcaatcatatttagaaggttttcctgtttcatcttcccccacagttttgctttctttttcttttattaaccACAGCACATCAATTGTCCTCCATACTCTAGCATCTTTTCCAAATCCTGTGGGTCTTCAAAACTTTCAGGCTTTCAAATCATCTGTACACTGCTCAGTCACGCGTGTGGGTGGCCTGGGTAAGTTTAGGATGTGTTTTTCTCCGACTGCAGGAAAGAAAGCTGACATCATTATTTATACTCAAAGGGAGTGTGTTTGCTGTTTTAGGCTTGGAAATTTTCCTCTGGGTTGAAGAGGATAATAACAAAGTCTTTGCGGTCACCATCTAtttcagtgccaccagcacagagctgttaGTATTGTGATGGGCATTTTTATGGAGACCAGGCTGCAGCCTGGTGTCTTGGAGAGCCTGCCAAAACCTCCCATTGCTTACCCGACACTTTTTGCGATGGGGACACCATTAATGCATTGACTTGAGTATCCAAATGAGCAGAGGGTGACCATAGGGATGGCACTTCTTCTGATTTGACCTTGAAAAGATTTCCTTTTGCCCCATAAAGAAGCTGAAACTTGCTGCTGAGAGACAGAGCTGCGGGTGGCTCCTGTGTGCCCAAGCAGGCATTTTCATCCCAATACATTTGTGCAGGCATCTTCAAGTGTCTGTGTTGAATAAGAGATTCcaaatgtttgtttctttacCTGAGGAATACCTGGCGGATTTCCTTTCTTGCCTTCCACGTACCACTGCTTTCTAGAAGAGGACAAAAGAAGCTCAATGCGTTTTGGTTTATGACCACTGTGCTTAAGGGACCAACAAGCACTGCAGAGATGCCTTTCATGTACtaatccttggaaatagtagagTTAGTTAGTGTAGCAGAGTCTCTCTTCTGAAAAACCTGTCAAGCTGGTGCAAATCCTCAGAGAAGGAAACATGCTTTGCTGATGTAGCTCCCACCAACTGGGTCAGTCAATGAAATCAGCTGCCAAGGCAAGATCTGAATGCtgaaggctggaaaagctgtggctgcatcggggtttgggattttggttggtAAAGGAAAGTCATCTCTGGGTCTCTGCCAGGGCAGAAACTGCCCTGCAGAGTGGAGCTTAAACAACGGGATCTGGGAGAGCAGTTACAGATGGGAAAGAAGCAACTGGAGCCTCGTGTTTCCTTTTCCCCAGCCTCAACTCCTGATAGCCACAAGAGGGacaccaaagctgctgcagcagcccaaCCTATTTTCACCTTGCCTGCGCgacttcctgagctgctgcctgcagacagACCAGGCACGGCGCTGGTCTGCCAAGGAGCTCCTGCAGGTAAAATGTAAAGGGGCTGCAGGTGAAACAGTGTCCGAGGGATGGACTCCTCCTCCAATGAGGTCCGAGGCATCAGATGAGCCCCCGTTCCTCCTCACCTCCACTCTTGGTGCTGTTCAAATGAAAACGGTGAAGAATCCTAGTCTGGGCTGGGCTTGCAGGGCCCTGTgaaggtcatctggtccaagtgtcctgcaatgagcagggacatctttaaagagatcaggttgctcagagccctttCCCACCTGACCTGGAatacctgcagggatggggcacctaCAAGCTCTTGGGacaagctgtgccagggttgCACCATGCTGCGAGTAACCAAGTTCTTCCTCAGACCTAGTCTGACTTGATCcccattttgtttaaaaatatttgcccATATTCTATTGTAACTggccctaaaaaaaaaaagaggtccTCCACTTTCTTCAAAGCCACTCTGAAGTCTCAGAAAGTGGCAATAAAGTCTCCCTGGGGCCTATTCTTCACAAAGCTGAGTAACTCCACCTCTCTCCGCATTTCTCCGCATTTCTCTAGAGGACAGGTGTTCTGTATTCTGGCTTTTTCTGTCGCCCTGTTCGTAATTTGGTGGGGTGTTCTGTTTTATCTAATGGCAAAAGAATTGAAGTAGAGCAATTAATTAAGAGTAGTAGCTCTTTCTGCATCTCTCTAGGAGCCAGAGGAATCCTGTGAAATACTGAGCTTGGAAACTCATGGTTCATTggtttttgttgatttttttttttttttcctttgggcagcatccaTTTGTAACATTTGCTGAGCCTGCGTCCAGCCTGGTGCCACTGATTGTTTcagtgaagaagaggaaggagaaggaaggagaaggaagagaaggaagaatgtgATAATCACATCAGGACCATTACCATTTACTTCGACTAGGATTGTAGATCGGGGTTAGGGTTAGTGTTAGGGTAGGATTGTCTAATAGGACAGGGAACAGTAGCATTGGAAATGAATAAAGTTTCTGAAACCACAACTCACCTTGAAGATTCCCTTCTTTCTCACTCCGTGAATAACCTCAAGGTTTCCTTCTGAATTGCCTGTTGTTTCTTAAAGGTGGAAAGGGACACTTAGGGAGTCTTTGGCACGGTGTGAAAGTGGGGAAGGCTCTCCTTCATTCATCCTCTTCAGACCACGCTGCCTTTGGAATACGGCCCACTGGTCTGTTTTTGCCCTGCTGTGGTACTTCTGTTTGAGGCAGAAAGGGCAATGGCATTTGCAGGAAAAACCAAAGGGGGAGTGGGGCAGTCCAAACACCCTGTGCTGATGCAGGCCTTCAGCTGTGACCCGAGAGCATTTGGGCGCCTGCCACTTGGACTTGTGTCCCTAAGTGCAATGTCTTTGGCTGGAGGAGAGCCCTGCTcagctgagaaagcagaaagatcaGAGAGGGTGCTCTGAAAGGTCTCCTCCGGTGCAGAGCTGTCAGCGACTGTGAGGTGAGAGCGGGCCCGGCCTTGCCCGGGCTGGAGccgcagcagagccccggcagaGCCCGGAGCAGCCTGAGCCTCGGCACAGGCAGGCTGCCAGGGGACCCTTGTAGCTGCAGGAGGCGGCAGCCCGGCCCTGCAGGCCTCTTCCTGGCACCGGGCACATCCTCCGCTCTCAGAGCCCAAGCGGCAGCTGGCTGCTCCCGAGGGGAAGcggagccctgctgggcacagccccgacCGGAGGCATTGGCCGTCTGGAGTCTGCCGCGGGGCAGAGAAAGGCGAGGGGCAGCCGAGGGCCGGTGGCCTGGCTGAGCTTTCCTACTCTTCTGCCGGCTGCCCTGTGgctcctgggaaaggaaaggttaGCAGTGTGTGCAGCACTCTGGGCACCGGGGGAGGGAGCCGGgctgctgggcaggctggagcacagggcagcGTCCTTCAGGCacggcagctctgccaggggacCCGCGGCCAGCGGGAGGCAGTGACAGCTTGTCAGGTCCCGTCTGCAGGAGCCAGCGCctcacacagctctgggaggaAGCGCCTGCGCTCCTGCAGTTCT from Anomalospiza imberbis isolate Cuckoo-Finch-1a 21T00152 unplaced genomic scaffold, ASM3175350v1 scaffold_76, whole genome shotgun sequence includes the following:
- the LOC137467694 gene encoding serine/threonine-protein kinase PAK 3-like; the encoded protein is MEYMDGGTLSDVISKTHMFEREMAAISRECLQGLDFLHSNHVIHRDVRSSNILLRTDGSVKLADFGLFAQHTPEQSRRSSVAGTSGWMAPEVVTGQAYGPKVDIWSFGIVGIEMVEQEVPYWSETPVLPQLLIATRGTPKLLQQPNLFSPCLRDFLSCCLQTDQARRWSAKELLQHPFVTFAEPASSLVPLIVSVKKRKEKEGEGREGRM